CGGGCCCGCTTCGCGCGACATCAGGAACAGCGCCGCGCCCTCGCCCAGGTTGATGCCTCGCCGGTTGGCCGACAGCGGATTGCAACGCTCGATGCTGACGCTGTCCAGCGAGCGGAAGCCGGCGATCGTGAACGCGCACAGCGTGTCCACACCGCCCGCGATGACCACGTCTGCCACGCCCTGCTCCAGCAGGCGCGCTGCGGCGGCCAGCGACTTGGCGCTCGACGAGCACGCCGTGGAAATCGTGTACGCCGGCCCCGCCACGCCCAGCGCCAGCGCCAGGTATTGCGCGGGCGAGCCAAGCTCCTGCTGGCCGTAGTGGAATCTCCCCGGCCACGCGCCCGTGCGGGCCCGTTCGCTCACGGCCACTTCGCCGTCGCTGATGCCCGATGTACTGGTGCCCAGCACGATGGCCACGCGCAACGGCCCCACGCGCGCGATGGCGGCTTCCACGGCTGGCCGGATCGCCGTCAGCGTGCGGTCCAGCAAGGCGTTGTTGCGGCTGGACAGTTCCCGCGCGATACCGGCCGGCAGATCGGCGGCGGCCACTGGTTCCTGCACGGTGCCCAGGTGCAGGGGCATGCCCGGCGTATAGCGGTCCGTCATCTCGCCGCCGCTGGGTCCATCGGTCCGGAACAGTGCGGCGCGCACGGCGTCGGTACCGCTGCCGAGCGCGCAGATCACGTTCATCGCATTCATGTAGATCGTCATCGCGCCTTCCCTTGCCCTGCGTCCTGCCGCCCATCCTGCAGCGTGCGGATCGTCAGCCGATAGCCGTCGCGCCGCTGTTCGAACAGGGTGGTCCGGGCGTCGGGATAGCGAATCTCCGCCACCACTTCGTCGCCCGCCCGCAACTGGCGAACACCCGGCGCCACTTCCACGCGCCAGCCGGCCGGCAGCGCCGCCTGGATGGCGGCCACCGGCCACAGCGACAGCTGCAGATCACTGAGGATACGCTCTGGCAGCAGCTCCGGGGGGCCCAGGGCGCCTTGCTCACGCGCAGATCCTGGCCGTCCCAGTCCAGGCGCGCCAGCACCTGGCCGCCCGCCACCGCGGCCAGCCGCGTGTGCGTGGCATCGGCTTCCAGCAGCGCCAGCATGTCGCGCGTCTGTTCGCCCTGCGGCGACGGATATTGCACGGTGATCTGCTGCTGCAAGTTCAATGTGCGGCCCAGCGATGCCGGCGGCAGGCGCAGCAGCGGCGCCGCGCCATTGGCGCGCGCGCCGGAGGTCGCCCCGGGCATGCCGGAGCCCGGCTGCGGCTGGGCGGCGCAGCCGGCCAGCGCCAGCAGCGCCGCGCAGGCGGCCACGGCGACGGTGCCGCGATTCACGCCGAGCAAAGCTGCTCCAGCACGCTCAGGCGCCGCCGCGACTCGGCCACGTACGGGTTATTGGTGTCCCACGCATAGCCGGCCAGGATCGACGAGATCATCTGGCGGATCTCGGGCGTGCCATTGGGATGGAAGATCACCTTCTGGAAGCTGCCTTCGTACCATGCCTCCACGTAGGTGCGGAAGCAGTCCACACCGGCCTTGAGCGGCCGGGCGTACTCGGCGTCCCAGTCCACCGTTTCCCCGCCGATCTGCCGCGCCACGCAGGCCGCGGCCAGGCTGGCCGACTTGAAGGCAATCGTCACGCCCGACGAGAACACCGGGTCCAGGAATTCGCCCGCATTGCCCAGCAGCGCGTAACCATTGCCCCACAGGGAGCTGACGTTGGCCGAATAGCCCACGATCTGCCGCGCGGGCGTATCCCAGCTGGCGTCCTTCAGCAGCCCGCCCAGGCCCGGCTCCTCGCGCACCAGCGTCTGCAATTTGGCCATTTCATCGCCGGGAAAACGGTCGAGGAACGACTTTTCCGCCACCACGCCCTGCGAGCAGCGCCCGTTCGAGAACGGGATGGTCCAGTACCAGACGTCAACGTGCTCGGGATGCACGCTGATCAGGATCTTGTTGCGGTCGAACGCGCCCACGGGCACGCGGTCTTCCACGTGGGTGAAGATGGCAGCGCGCACCGGGAAGTTCGATGGCGACTCCAGCTTCAGCAGGCGCGGCAGGATGCGCCCGAAGCCCGAGGCATCGAGCAGGAATTTCGGTTCCACCATGTAGGCGTCGCCGTCCGGGCCGCGCACCGTCACCACCGGCCGCGCGCCGCTCACCTCCACGGCTTCCACCACGTGCCGGAAGCGAACCTCGGCGCCCTGCTTTTGCGCCTCGCGGATCAGCACGTTGTCGAAATCGGCACGCTGCACCTGGTACGTGGTGCCCCACCCCGGCGAGAACTTGTCACGGAAGTCGAACGCGGTATGACGCCCCTGGTGCGAGAACGCGGCGCCGTTCTTGTACTGGAAGCCTGCCTCCACCACGGCCTGCAGCATGCCGGCTTCCTCGATGTACGCCATGCTCTGCGGCAACAGGCTTTCGCCGATGGAGAAACGCGGAAACGTTTCCTTCTCGATGACCAGCACCTCGATGCCCCGGCGGCGCAGCAGGCCCGCCGCCACCGAACCTGCCGGCCCGGCGCCGACGATCAGCACGTCAACCTGTTCCTTCTTCATGTGAATCAACCCTGTTCAATGTTGTTGTGGGATGGGCGGGGCGGCGGGCCGGAACCATGGTGAAAGTACCCAGACCGCGCCCACGCCGGAAAGCATGGTCATTCCAAAAGCGTGCAGCGCCGGCGTGGAGGACAACGCCAGCAGGCCGAACGCCAGCAGCGTGCTGGCCGCCCCAAGCACGATGGCCGTCCAAGACACCCCATCGCCCGGATGCTCGAGCAGGAAGATGCCATAGTCCACCCCACGCCCAGCAGCAGCGCCAGCGCCAGCACCGAGAACAATTGCAGCGGCACCTGCAGCCAGCCCAGCACGGCCACGCTGAACGCCGCCGCCAGCAGCGTCGGCACCAGCGCCCGCCATCCGGCGCGGCCGTAGCGCCAGCCCAGCAGCAGCGCCACGCCGGCAGCACCCGCCAGCAGCAGCCAGCTCATGAGCACGCGGTAGTGGTGCAGCAGCCCGGACAAATCGGCGATGCGGTCCACCCATTCGGCGCCGCGCACCTGGTTCACGGCCTGCGCGATGCCCGGCATCGCGGACGGCTTTTCCAGGCCGCGCAGCAGCATCACGCTGGCATAGCCATCGCCTTCGCGGTCCAGCCACAAATGGCGCAGCGTGCCCGATACCGGATGGGCCAGCCACGCCGGCAGCGTCAGTACCGAATCCCCACTGGCGGCCGACGGCGCCGCAATCGTGCCACCCAGCGCCTGGGCCACGCGTTGACGCACCGCAAGCTCCTGGCGGTTCGCCAGGGCCGCGTCGGCCCGCTGGCGCGCGGCGGACGGCACCCAGTCCGAAATCGACAGAAAGCCCGCCAGGTCGCCACGGCCGACGGCATCGGCCAGCCGCGCCTTCACGGTCTCCTCTCGCGCCAGCACCTCGTCAGGCGTGGCGCCGCGTACCAGTACGAATTGCGCGGGGCTGGGCGTGCCCAGCAGCCGGCCCGCAGCGCGTTGGGCATCCACCAGCGCCGGCGGCGAACTTTGCAGCTGGCGCACATCGTCGACGACCCGCACCTGCCAGATTCCCGGCACGATGAACAGCGCCAGCACGGCCAGCGCCAGCCAGGTGCGCGCATCGTTGCGCACCCGGGGCCAGCGGGCCAGGCTTTCGGCCAGCCACGTGGACAGCCGCGTCTGCCGCAGACTGCCGCGATCCAGCAGCGGGAACCAGAGCACCACCGTCAGGAATGCCGCCACCAGCCCCACGGCCGAGAACAGCGCCATCTGTCGCAGCCCGGGGAACGGCGCGATGCCCAGCGCCAGATAGGCCACCACGCTGGTCAGCAGCGCCAGCGCCATCCCGGGCAGCAGGAATCGCATGACCTTCGGCGGCAAAGCCCCCGGCATGGCCTGGCGCGTGACGAAATAATGGATGCCGAAATCCTCGGCCACGCCCACCAGGCTGGCGCCAAACACCAGCGTGATCAGGTGCACGCGGTCGAACACGATGGCCGTGGCCGAAATCGCCGCCGCCGTGCCGATCAGCAAGGACAGGCCCACCAGCACGATCGGCCGCAGGGACCGGAACGCCAGCCACACCAGCAGCAGCACCGCCGCCAGCGAGCCCCAGCCAATCACGTTCATCTCGAGGTTGGCCTGCGCCGCAGCCGCTTCGGCGTGCAGCGGAATGCCGGCCGCGATCACGCGAACGTCGTTGTCGCCCTGCCGTGCGGCGGCCTCGGCGGCCTTGAGCAGATCGCCGTAGTCGGTATTGCCGCTGACGGAAAACGCCGGTTTGGTGATCTGGTACGACAGCAGCGCCCATTCCCGGCCATCGCCCGACAGCGCGGCCAGGCCGTCGCGCTCATGCACGCGCGTGACGGCCGCGCGCGACAGCCACCAGTCCTGCCACAGCCCCAGCGGATCGGCCGCCCAGTCGGTCAGGCGCGGGCCCGTGGAAAGCTGGTAGAGCCGCGTCAATGCCTGCCGGGCCAGCACGTCGGGGTCGGCGGCCTGCAACTGACTGCGCTGCGCGTCGGTCAGCAGCCGGTCGCGCCAGGGCCGATAGAACGCCAGCGCCGCGTCGAAATCGAACGCCGCGATCTTGTCCACCGGCTTGAGCAGGTCCGCCTGCCGACCGGTGGCCGCGCTGAAGCGCTGCGCGGCAGCGCGTGTGCGCGCCCAGTCCGGGCTGCCGACCAGCACCACCACCTCCCGCGCCACGCCATCGGCCAGCCGGCGCAGCACGCGATCGGCCGTGGCCGTGCGTTCGCTGGTGGGCAACAGCGCCATGACGTCGGTATCGAGCCGCGACGCCCGCCAGAACTGCAACTGGTGCGCGGCCAGCGCCAGCACCAGCAACAGCAAGCCGACGGCCAGCCAGCGCTCCACGCGCGTCAGCCCGCCGCCACGCATCGCCACGCCGCCTGCCATGTCACTCAAAACGTTGCTCCTCGGCAGGGGTCAGCCTGCTGGCCGCCGAAGGATCGATCATGCGGACCACGGTGCTGTCGCCGCTGCCCTCCTCCAGCCGCACATCGCGCACGAAGCGGTCGCCGGCCAGTTCGATGCGCGTGAACACGCGCCGCATGCCGGCGTCGCGCGGGGTCAGCGTCAGTGCCCAGCCCGCCTTGCCCACCAGCTTTCCGGCCACGTCGAAGCGCGTCTGCAGGCTGCGCAGGTCGCCGCGCAGCACGGCAATCATCGACTCGCCCACCACGCGCATGGCCGGCTGGCTGTCGGCCTGCATCTGCTGCTGGACCTTGCCGTCCGCGCCGCGCATCACCAGCCGGTCTGGGGAGACCAGCAGGCTGGACGGAAACGGCTCGCGCGTACTCCAGACCACGCCCCGGCCGCGCGCCAGCACGAAATCGCCGCGCGACACCAGCGGATTGCTGAAACCAGCCAGCTTGCGGGTCTGCTCGAACTGACCGTGGATCACCGGCGCATCGGCCAGCCGCCCGGCCACATCGCCAAGCAGGTCCCCGGCATGGGCCGGCACCGCGCCGGCCAGCAGCCAGGCGGCCACGCTGCCCGCCGCCAGGTGCAGGAAACGATTCAGGAAATGCCGACGCATCATGGCTGCACCCCCAGCTTCTCGAACAGCACGGGCGGACACACGTAGAGCATCTCCTGCGACTGCATGTCCACGGCCACCTGGATCGAGTAACCCTTGGTCAGCCGCTGGCCCGATGCCACGTCACGGACCTCGTACTCGATCTTGAGCCGGTTTTCCCATTCGACGATCGTCGCGTGCACTTCCACGGCCTGGCCGTAGACCAGCGGGCGCACGTACTTGACGCGCAGGTCCACCACAGGCCATGCATAGCCCGAGTCGCGCATCTGCGGATAGTCGTAGTCGATCTCGCGCAGCAGCGCGCAGCGCGCCAGCTCGAAATAGCGGATGTAGTTGCCGTGCCAGACCACGTTCATCGGATCGAGGTCGTGGAAGGCCGGCGTCAGCGTGATGGCGTGATGGATAACCTTGGACATGGCAATGCCGGTTGGCCGGAACGCGCGGGCCTAGGCCTGCGGCGCACCCTGACGCCCCGTCTGCACGGGATCGTCGGCCCAGAAATCGTAGAAATTGAACCAGTCGTACGGCGACTGCGCCACCAGCGCCTGCAGCCACGCCGCATACGACGTGGCCAGCGCGGTCAGCGCCGCCTCGCGGTTCGCCCGGGCAGCACCACCGCGTGCGACAGTTCGGTGAAGCGCAGCAGATGGCCATCGGCCTGCCGCACGCAGCCCATCGCGTACAGCGGGCAGCGCATCAGCGCCGCCAGCACATAGGGGCCGACAGGGAACCGCGCCGGCGCCCCATGAACGGCACGCGCACGGCGCGGCCACCATGCGCGGGCGCGCGGTCGCCGGCAATGGCCACGAACTCGCCGGCCTGGACCTTGGCGGTCAGCTCCAGCGCCGTGGCCGGCGAGATATCGTCCACCTGGTACAGCTGCACGCCCGACTTGGGGTCGATGCGCGACAGGATGCGGTTGAAGCGCTCGGCGTGGTGCGTGTGCACCAGCACCGTCAGGCGCATGCCATGGCGCTGGTTGGCCAACACGCGACACAGCTCCAGGCAGCCCATGTGGGCCGTCATGATGATGCCGCCCTGCCCGCGCGCGATCTGCTCCAGCAGTACCTCGTTGCCTTCGCGCACGACATTGCCGAAGCGATAGCGCCCGCCGATGGCCAGCAGCTTGTCCAGCAGGGTATCTGCGAACGAGAACAGGTGCCGCAGCGTATGACGCCAGCCGGGCGTCGTGCCGATGGTGCCGGCCGTCTGCTGCACGCGCGCCAGGAAATCCAGCGACGAACGCCGGGCCAGCGGATGCGTCGCCCAGTAGTACGTCACCACGGGATAGACCACGATCCGGAACAGCGTTCGGCCGAAGATGCGGTACAGGAAGTACAGGCACCAGACCCCCACACGCACGTGACTTCGCCGATGGTGCTCCAGTGGCGCGAGCGGCCGGCCCGCGGCGCGGCCCCGGAGTTGGGGTGGCTGCCGTCATGCGGCCACCTTGCGCCACAGCAGGCGCGGCATGCGCCACACCATGCCGAAGAACAGGCGCGTATGCATGCGCGAGATCAGCACGTTATCGCGCCACGCCTGGAAGTGCGAAACGCCGTCGGACGGATAGGTCACGCGCGTAGGCACGTTCACGATCCGCACGCCGCGCCATACCAAATGCACCAGCACCTCGGTGTCGAACTCCATCCGCCGGCCCAGCCGCACGTCGCGCATCAGCCGGGTGACCGCCGCCAGCGGATAGACGCGCAGCCCGCACATCGAATCGCGGATATCGAACGACAGGGTGTTGATCCAGACCCAGACGTGCGTGAGGTAGCGCGCATAGAGCCGGTGCCGGGGCACCGACTCGTCATAGACCGGATGCCCGCACACCATAGCCTCCGGGTCGGCCTTGGCCAGCGCGATGAACTGCGGAATGCAGTCGGCATCGTGCTGCCCGTCGGCGTCGATCTGCAGTGCATGGGTGTAGCCCAGCTCGGCCGCCGCCGAAAAGCCGGCCATGATCGCGCCGCCCTTGCCCTGGTTCCGCGGCAGGCGCACCAGGCGGACGCGCGCCGGATGGGCGGCGGCCAGGTCGCGCAAGACCTGCTCGCAGGGTGGGCTGCTGCCATCGTCCACCAGCAGGCACGGCAATGGATGCTTCAGGATGGCGTCCACCATGGCGCCAATCGCACCTTCATGGTCGTAGACGGGCACCAGCACGATGGGTCGGAATTCGGCGGTCATCAGGCTTCGGGGTGGAAGACGATCTTGCCGCTGGCGTGCTGGCCGGCAACGGAACTGAGCCGGAAGCCAAGCGCCTGCGCATCGGCCTGCCAGGTCAGCGCCAGCTGCACCACGCTGCCGGGCCGGATCACGGACTGGAACTTGAGCGTATCCAGCCGCGCAAAGCGCTGGCGGGGCGGCACGGCCAGCTTCTGCGGCGCCAGGGCCATCACCCAGTCCACCTGGGCCACGCCAGGCACGATGGGCGCACCCGGAAAATGGCCATCGAACACCGCCAGGTCTTCGGCCACGTCGAGTTCGGCCATCGCGGAGGCATCGTCCGCCGCCAGCCAGCGCACCGCCGGCAGCGTGCGGCGGAACAGGTCGCGCAGCATGCCTTCCGTGGTCTTGCCCTGCGCATTGCATGGCAGGGCCGGCACGAAGGCCCAGCGGCGCGGCAGCGCCACGGGATCGATGGCATCGGCCAGATGCCGGCGCAAGGCCGTACCGATGTCGCTCCGGCCCGCCGCGGCCAGCCGCGCAGCGCCTTCGTCATTCAGCACCACGGCAGCGGCCACGCGCATGCCCACGTCCAGCTCGACGGTTACCACGCGCGCCTCGCGCACCCACCGCGACGTGGCCAGGCTTTGCTCGATCTGGGTCAGGGAAATGCGCTTTTCCTCGATCTTGACGATGCGATCGGCCCGGCCAGCCAGGACAAAGCTGCCTTCGCCAGCTGGAAGCGCGCGGTCGGCGCAGACGTGCCAGCCGTCGTCGGCCAGGTGGGGCGAGCGCACCGCCAGGTACCCGTCCTGCAACTGCCAGGCGATGCCGGGCAGCGCGATCCAGCGGTCGGCATGCAAGGCGCGCTGGCGCCAGGCAATGCCACCGGTCTCGGAACTGCCGAAGACTTCCACCGGCGACTGGCCCATGTGGCGCAGCGCGTCGACGGCGGCTTCCGGCGGCAAGGGGCCGCCTGACGAGAACACGGCCCGCAGCGTGGCGCGCACGGCCGGCCAGTCCAGGCCCGCAGGCATGCGCTTGAGGTGCGCCGGGCTGCTGACCAGGATGGCCGCGCTGGCGTCGGCCTGGCAGGCCGCGACCAGCTCCTCGTGGAATCCCAGTCGCCCCGTCGGCATCGGGCGCGCGGCGGCCAGCGGCCACAGCACCGTGAACAGCAACCCGTAGATGTGCTGGTGCGACACCGTGCACAGTACACGCGCATCGGCACCAAACCGGTCACCGAACGCCTGCTGCAGCGTATGGACCTCGGCATCGAGCTGCGCCAGCCGCTTATGGATGGCACTGGGCACGCCGGTGGAACCGGATGTGAACAGGGTCACCCACGTGTCATGCGTGGCCAGCACCGGCCAGTCGGCGCCATCGTCCAGGATGCCGTCGCCGCCCGCGTCGACCGCGATCGCCCCCGGTAGCTCGCCGGCCCAGCCATCGGTCTGCCCGCGCAGCGCCGCCAGCGTCTCGGGCCGGGTGTCGCCCGGCAGCACCACGTGCTTGCCGGCATGCCAGGCCCCGAACAGCGCCGCCGCGAATTCGGCCGTATCACCCTCGAAATAGAGGGCCCAGCGCTGGCCCGGCGCCCCGGCCAGGGTGCGACGCCACAATGCGGCGCGCGCCACGAAATGCCGCGCATCCACGCACGGGCCATCGCCGCATGCCACCACCGGCGGGTTGCCTTGCGACGCTTTCGCCGCCAGCGCCGCCATGACCCCGCCCAGGCCGGTCCATGCCGGCATCGCTTCACCCATGACCATTCTCCGCGCCGCGCGCCATGACGCGCTGGCGCACCAGCCATTCCCCGGCAAACATCGCCCCGATCAGGCCGTAGGCAATGGCGCCGTTGTAGAGCGCCCAGATGCGGTCGCTGGCCGCGAAGGCCGTGATCGCCGCAATCGTGCCGTTACAGACAAAAAACAGGCACCACACCTGCGTGACGCGACGCGTGTAGGCCACGCCGCTCGGTGGCAGGTCAGGTTCACGCAGCCGCGCCAGGCGCTCCACCAGCGACGGCGGATGCCGCAGCGTCCAGCCGAACACGCCCAGCATCGCCACATTGACCAGCACCGGATAGAGCTTCAGCGGCAGCGCATGCCCGGAGACCATGACGATCACCGCCAGCCCTGCGGCCAGCAGCGCCATGGCGCGCCACCCGGCCCGCCGGCTGGTACCGGCACGCAGCAAGGCGAGTGCCACCAGCGCCAGCGCCATCATGCGCGGCGAAAAATGCTGCAGCCCCAGGTAGATCACGACCGGGTAGGACAGCGTGAGCAGCCCCAGCCCCACTTGCGCCAGGCCATGGACGGATCAGGCGGTAGCCGGCGAATCGATCAGCAGTGCCAGCGCCTGGACCACGTCCTGCACCGTGCGCACGGACTTGAACTGCTCGGGCTTGAGCGGCTTGTTCAGCATCGGCTTGAGCTTGACCAGCAGGTCCACGGCGTCGATGCTGTCGATGTCGAGGTCGTCGTAGAGACGCGCCTCGGGCGTGATGCGCGCCGGATCGATCTCGAAGGTCTCCTCAAGTACCGCGGCCACGCGCGCGAAGATTTCGTCGTAGGTCATGTCGGGTTCCGTCTGTTGCAATCTCTTGCCATGTTTGGATCAGTGCGGCGTCAGGCCTTGGCCTGATTGCCCTGCGACGCCACGAACGCGGCCAGGGCCGAGACACTGGCAAAGCGCGAGCGGATCTCTTCCTTGTCGCCGTTCATGGTGATGCCATAGCGCTTCTGCAGCGCCAGGCCCAGTTCCAGCGCGTCGATCGAATCGAGGCCCAGGCCCTCGATGAACAGCGGCGCCGTGGTGTCGATATCATCCGCGGCCATGTCCTCGAGGGACAGCGACGAGATGATCAGTTCCTTGATTTCTTGCTCAAGCGCCGTCACGGCGGATCTCCCTGGAAAAAATTCGGAAAGTGCCTGCGTCAGGTACCGCACGGCCAAGGTGTCCTCGGTGCCTGGCGGCACCCAGTCGGACACCGGCACGTCGGGGCGGACGTCGATGACCAGGCGCGGCCGGCGCACCGGCACGTGATACCACTTCTCGCCCTTGGTCAGCGTGGGCGGCACGCAGTGAATGACCACGGGGGTCAGCGCGAAGCCACCGCGCACGGCCACATTCGCCGCGCCGCGCTGCAGTTGCAGCGGCTGGCCGGGCCGTGTACGGGTGCCTTCGGGAAAGATGATGAGGTTGTTGCCGGCCCGCAGCGAAGCGATGCAGTCGTCCACCATGGCCGCGCCGCCGTCGTTGCGTACCCAGCCGGTGGCCAGGACCGGGCCGCGCGTGAACGGATTGCGCGTCAACGCCGACTTGACCACGCAATCGGCCCGGCGCGTCAGCGACATCAGGTACACCACGTCGATCAGCGACGGGTGGTTGGCCACGATCAGCAGCCCTTCGCGCTGCAGGCGTTCGGCGTGGCGCACCTCGTGGCGGATCACCCCCACCCCGTGCATCAGCCACACGAACAGCCGGAACGCGTAGTGGATGACGGCACGACAAACGCGCTGGCGCGTGGCATCGGACCACGGCAGCAGGGCCAGCAGCGGAAACACCAGCACGCGCAGGAGCAGCCCGCCAATACCGAAGCTTGAAAAGCAGAAGCCGGTGGCGCAGACACGCCAGGCGCGGTCGAGCCGGTCAACCATGGCGACGCCACCTCCAGATCGCGCGTTCGCCCCGATGCACCAGTTCCGCATCGCCGGCCAGCATGAAGCGCAGCACGTCCAGCGCATGCGGCAGTAAGGGATGCTCGGTTGCGGCATCGGCTTCGGTGCGCGGCGCGACGATCTCCAGCGCCACGACCGGCTCGCCGGCACGCGGGCGCCCGATGCGCCAGGCCCATCCGAACAGGCAGCCAGGCTCATCGGCGAATTCGACGTAGGCGTCGGGCAGCGGCGCGTCATAGCAGACCAGCAGCACCTCGTCGGCGCCATCGTCCAGCAACGCACACGCCTCGATCACCGCCGTCTCCACGGTGTCGCGGCCCGCGGCGACGGCCTGCAGGTTCGACGCATCGCCCCGGTCGATCGTGAACATCGCGCCAACGGCGTTGTGGACAGAGAGTCCGAAGGCCGTGGGCGAAATCGGCTGCGCCGCCGCCAGATCGCTGAGCATCTCGAAGGCACGCGGGGTGTCGCCGTGACGCGACGCGAACACGGCCGGCACATGGAACGTGGCAGGGGAACCGGCGCCGGCCGGTGTCACGCCATACGCGGCGTGCAGGGCGGCCTTCCCCAGCGCATTGATGCGCCGGCGCAACATCGGCGCCATGGCGGCAAGCGTGGGCAGGTCTGCGCCTTCCGGCAGCCACGGGGCCCGGCTCCATGCCTGCCAGGCATCAGGTGTATGCAGTGTCGGCGCCGAGGCCGCCCATGCGCGAATTCCGAATTCCTTTGCCATGCCGTTCGCGTTGGGTGGATGGTGAGCCCCGAGCCTGCATCAAGACGTTGGCCATGGCGTACGCCAAGCGCGCAGCGCCCGCGCGACCCCGGGACATTCCGTGTTTTCCCTGAAATTAGTATCGAAATCAGCGGATTTCGAAGATTTTATTTTCACTGCACCGCTGCTAGCCGACGTCACAGGCGAGGCCGGGAGCTATCCCGGGACGGTTCTCCCGCCAGGCGGGCAAAAGTCGGGCGCAATGCATTTACAGCAACAGGTTTCGGAAAGTTCGAGGCAATCGGATACCCCACGAACGTCGGGCGCCCGGCCAGCACAGCGAACTTCACCCCTGCATTTTTGTCAGCGGCGAATTCTCGCATAAAGGGTAGCCCGCAGGCTATGGCGCAACCGTAACGATCCTGCGCAAATGTAACGGGGCGGGAGCGGCCTCCCCGGCCACTCCCGCCCCGTGATGCTCGTTGCCCTGCCGGGCAGCGGATCAGCGTGCCGGCAGGATGGTACCGGTCACTTCCCCGAAGCCGACGCGGTAGCCGTCGCCCTGGCACCAGCCGGTCATGGTGACCGTATCGCCATCTTCAAGGAAGCCGCGCGTGACGCCATCGCCCAGGGTAACGCGCTCGGCGCCGTTACGCGTGGTTTCCAGCAGGCTGCCGAACGAATCGGGCGTGGTGCCACTGATCGTGCCGGAACCCATCAGGTCACCCACGCGCACGTTGCAGCCCGACACCGTGTGGTGCGCCAGCTGCTGCGCCATGGTCCAGTACATGGCCTTGAAATTGGTACGGCAGACCGTCGTGGCGGTGGCCGCGCCCTGCGGCTGCAGCGAGACTTCGAGGGCGATGTCGTAGGCGTTGCGCGCAGGCTGGCGCAGGTAATCGAGCGGCTGCGGCGATTGCTCGGGGTTATCGCTGCGGAACGGGTCGAGCGCGTCCATCGTCACAACCCACGGCGAGATCGACGTGCCGAACCCCTTGCTGTTGAACGGCCCCAGCGGCACGTATTCCCACTGCTGGATGTCGCGGGCGCTCCAGTCATTCAGGATCACCATGCCGAACATGTGGTCCGGCGCATCGGCGGTACTGACCGGCTCGCCCAGGTTCGACGGCTTGCCGACGATAAACGCCATTTCCAGTTCGTAGTCGAGCTTGCGGCACGGGCTGAACACCGGGCGCGCCGCGTCGGGCAGCTTGATCTGGCCATTGGGACGGTGCAGCGGCGTGCCGCTGACCACCACGGAACTGGCGCGGCCGTTGTAGCCGATGGGGATTTCCAGCCAGTTCGGCAGCAAGGCGTTGGCGGGGTCGCGGAACATGCGGCCCACGTTGGTGGCGTGCTCGCGCGACGAATAGAAGTCCGTGTAGCCCGGGATATCCACCGGCAAGTGCAGCGTTGCGGCCGTCATCGGCACCAGTGCCTTGTCGCGCAATGCGTCGTTGGCGGCCAGCTTCTGGTTGTCGGCCGACAACAGGGCCGTCAGCGCGGCGCGGGTTTCGGTCCATACCGGCTTGCCCA
This region of Cupriavidus sp. EM10 genomic DNA includes:
- a CDS encoding thioesterase family protein: MSKVIHHAITLTPAFHDLDPMNVVWHGNYIRYFELARCALLREIDYDYPQMRDSGYAWPVVDLRVKYVRPLVYGQAVEVHATIVEWENRLKIEYEVRDVASGQRLTKGYSIQVAVDMQSQEMLYVCPPVLFEKLGVQP
- a CDS encoding glycosyltransferase family 2 protein — encoded protein: MTAEFRPIVLVPVYDHEGAIGAMVDAILKHPLPCLLVDDGSSPPCEQVLRDLAAAHPARVRLVRLPRNQGKGGAIMAGFSAAAELGYTHALQIDADGQHDADCIPQFIALAKADPEAMVCGHPVYDESVPRHRLYARYLTHVWVWINTLSFDIRDSMCGLRVYPLAAVTRLMRDVRLGRRMEFDTEVLVHLVWRGVRIVNVPTRVTYPSDGVSHFQAWRDNVLISRMHTRLFFGMVWRMPRLLWRKVAA
- a CDS encoding NAD(P)/FAD-dependent oxidoreductase; translation: MKKEQVDVLIVGAGPAGSVAAGLLRRRGIEVLVIEKETFPRFSIGESLLPQSMAYIEEAGMLQAVVEAGFQYKNGAAFSHQGRHTAFDFRDKFSPGWGTTYQVQRADFDNVLIREAQKQGAEVRFRHVVEAVEVSGARPVVTVRGPDGDAYMVEPKFLLDASGFGRILPRLLKLESPSNFPVRAAIFTHVEDRVPVGAFDRNKILISVHPEHVDVWYWTIPFSNGRCSQGVVAEKSFLDRFPGDEMAKLQTLVREEPGLGGLLKDASWDTPARQIVGYSANVSSLWGNGYALLGNAGEFLDPVFSSGVTIAFKSASLAAACVARQIGGETVDWDAEYARPLKAGVDCFRTYVEAWYEGSFQKVIFHPNGTPEIRQMISSILAGYAWDTNNPYVAESRRRLSVLEQLCSA
- a CDS encoding outer membrane lipoprotein carrier protein LolA — protein: MMRRHFLNRFLHLAAGSVAAWLLAGAVPAHAGDLLGDVAGRLADAPVIHGQFEQTRKLAGFSNPLVSRGDFVLARGRGVVWSTREPFPSSLLVSPDRLVMRGADGKVQQQMQADSQPAMRVVGESMIAVLRGDLRSLQTRFDVAGKLVGKAGWALTLTPRDAGMRRVFTRIELAGDRFVRDVRLEEGSGDSTVVRMIDPSAASRLTPAEEQRFE
- a CDS encoding beta-ketoacyl-ACP synthase; translation: MTIYMNAMNVICALGSGTDAVRAALFRTDGPSGGEMTDRYTPGMPLHLGTVQEPVAAADLPAGIARELSSRNNALLDRTLTAIRPAVEAAIARVGPLRVAIVLGTSTSGISDGEVAVSERARTGAWPGRFHYGQQELGSPAQYLALALGVAGPAYTISTACSSSAKSLAAAARLLEQGVADVVIAGGVDTLCAFTIAGFRSLDSVSIERCNPLSANRRGINLGEGAALFLMSREAGPVRLAGWGETSDAHHMSAPDPAGAGARAAMQQAMARAGLAAADIDYLNLHGTATEQNDAMESRAVSDLLGAAVPVSSTKPQTGHTLGAAGAVEAALMYLTLEGNPRGRLPAHWWDGVADDALPQLHVVGPDESLGRPVRHVMSNSFAFGGSNSALVMGQG
- a CDS encoding AMP-binding protein — translated: MGEAMPAWTGLGGVMAALAAKASQGNPPVVACGDGPCVDARHFVARAALWRRTLAGAPGQRWALYFEGDTAEFAAALFGAWHAGKHVVLPGDTRPETLAALRGQTDGWAGELPGAIAVDAGGDGILDDGADWPVLATHDTWVTLFTSGSTGVPSAIHKRLAQLDAEVHTLQQAFGDRFGADARVLCTVSHQHIYGLLFTVLWPLAAARPMPTGRLGFHEELVAACQADASAAILVSSPAHLKRMPAGLDWPAVRATLRAVFSSGGPLPPEAAVDALRHMGQSPVEVFGSSETGGIAWRQRALHADRWIALPGIAWQLQDGYLAVRSPHLADDGWHVCADRALPAGEGSFVLAGRADRIVKIEEKRISLTQIEQSLATSRWVREARVVTVELDVGMRVAAAVVLNDEGAARLAAAGRSDIGTALRRHLADAIDPVALPRRWAFVPALPCNAQGKTTEGMLRDLFRRTLPAVRWLAADDASAMAELDVAEDLAVFDGHFPGAPIVPGVAQVDWVMALAPQKLAVPPRQRFARLDTLKFQSVIRPGSVVQLALTWQADAQALGFRLSSVAGQHASGKIVFHPEA
- a CDS encoding acyl carrier protein, whose product is MTYDEIFARVAAVLEETFEIDPARITPEARLYDDLDIDSIDAVDLLVKLKPMLNKPLKPEQFKSVRTVQDVVQALALLIDSPATA